A genomic region of Desulfosarcina ovata subsp. ovata contains the following coding sequences:
- the amrB gene encoding AmmeMemoRadiSam system protein B: protein MFTHRDLFFVIGWFCLGWVMLLPAIAGAGVREPAWAGSFYPKTRLELSRQLDRLLTRAGLAEKSGHPRRGLRALIMPHAGYAYSGLTAAHAAAAIQRDAFDRVILMGPDHRVGFSNAALTEASHWRTPLGDVPVGSHTLRQRWPALFTTIPASDRREHSLEVILPFLQVRLSTFELIPVVMGPCDANRMARAIASLINGPRTLLVISADLSHYLPDDAAVKRDHATLDRILALDPDWLSDQENRTCGRYPIGVLLTLARERHWRPELLHYANSGDTAGTKDAVVGYAAVAFYGEETMQTQSESRPLLDSRQGVALVTLARQTLLRHFNDPIDATDEQILASLLDDAALKAKSGTFVTLKIDNQLRGCIGSLSARGSIVDGVRDNALNAAFHDPRFPPLSRKELDQVHIEVSVLTDPVPLDYSDGDDLLVKLRPGIDGVIIRRGYASATFLPQVWEQLPRPDQFLSNLCMKAGLPAGQWRQGDLEVQTYQVQYFEETR from the coding sequence GTGTTCACCCACCGCGATCTGTTTTTTGTGATTGGCTGGTTTTGTCTGGGATGGGTCATGCTTCTGCCGGCCATCGCCGGTGCCGGGGTGCGCGAGCCGGCCTGGGCCGGCTCCTTTTACCCGAAAACCCGCCTGGAACTGAGCCGACAACTGGACCGCCTGCTGACCCGGGCCGGCTTGGCGGAGAAAAGCGGCCACCCGCGGCGCGGTCTGCGGGCGCTGATCATGCCCCACGCCGGGTATGCCTATTCCGGCCTTACGGCGGCCCATGCCGCTGCGGCCATCCAGCGGGATGCCTTTGATCGTGTGATTCTGATGGGGCCGGATCACCGTGTGGGATTCTCCAATGCGGCATTGACCGAAGCCTCCCACTGGCGCACGCCCCTTGGCGACGTGCCGGTGGGCAGCCATACGTTGCGCCAGCGTTGGCCGGCGCTGTTCACCACGATCCCGGCATCGGACCGGCGGGAACACAGCTTGGAGGTGATCCTGCCATTTCTGCAGGTCCGCCTGTCGACATTCGAACTGATTCCCGTGGTGATGGGGCCCTGTGATGCCAACCGGATGGCCCGCGCCATCGCGTCGCTGATCAACGGCCCGCGTACGTTGCTGGTGATCAGTGCCGATCTGTCCCATTACCTGCCCGATGACGCCGCCGTGAAGCGCGACCACGCGACGTTGGACCGGATCTTGGCGCTGGATCCGGACTGGCTGTCGGATCAGGAAAATCGAACCTGCGGCCGTTATCCAATCGGCGTGCTGCTGACCCTGGCCCGTGAGCGTCACTGGCGGCCGGAACTGCTGCACTACGCCAACAGTGGCGACACTGCCGGCACCAAAGATGCCGTTGTGGGCTACGCGGCGGTTGCTTTTTATGGAGAAGAGACCATGCAGACTCAGTCCGAATCCCGCCCCCTGCTGGATTCCCGGCAGGGCGTCGCCCTGGTAACCCTGGCCCGGCAGACCTTGCTGCGCCATTTCAACGATCCCATCGATGCGACCGACGAACAGATCCTGGCCTCGCTGCTTGACGATGCGGCCCTCAAGGCAAAAAGCGGCACCTTTGTGACCCTGAAAATCGATAACCAGTTGCGCGGCTGCATCGGCAGCCTCTCTGCTCGGGGATCGATTGTCGACGGGGTCCGTGACAACGCCCTGAATGCGGCCTTTCACGATCCCCGCTTTCCGCCCTTGAGCAGAAAGGAGCTGGATCAGGTGCACATCGAGGTGAGCGTGCTTACCGATCCGGTGCCGCTGGATTACAGCGATGGAGATGATCTTCTGGTCAAGCTGCGGCCGGGGATCGACGGGGTGATCATTCGCCGAGGGTACGCCAGTGCCACCTTTTTGCCCCAGGTGTGGGAGCAGTTGCCGCGCCCGGACCAGTTTCTTTCCAACCTCTGCATGAAAGCCGGACTGCCGGCCGGCCAGTGGCGCCAGGGGGATCTGGAGGTTCAGACCTATCAGGTTCAATACTTCGAAGAGACACGCTGA
- the amrS gene encoding AmmeMemoRadiSam system radical SAM enzyme produces MKPLNRRQFMLTAAAGLCSAATGHAGWPFSGGGNSVDDIRGHIFKQDAPAALWKWSTTALYFKRLDKDAVMCTLCPNRCRLSPGDRSVCRSRVNLGGTLYSLAYGNACSANLDPIEKKPLYHFLPATWVFSIAAAGCNFRCLNCQNWEISQSRPEDVRHMELFPEAVVAAAEQSASTAIAYTYSEPTTFYEYMIDTARLARAKGLKNVWVSNGYINREPLLALCNVLDGANVNLKSISDAIYRRLNGGRLQPVLDTFVTLHRQGVHFEMTHLVVPGYGDTIEMIQRMCAWILENLGPDHPLHLLRFFPRYRLDRLSPTPVATLIHFREQALAEGLHYVYLGNVPGHAGNHTYCHQCKRLLVERQGYRIPTLNIKAGHCRFCGTPIPGVWPEDGT; encoded by the coding sequence ATGAAACCGCTTAACCGACGACAGTTCATGCTGACCGCTGCGGCGGGATTGTGCAGCGCGGCGACCGGCCATGCCGGATGGCCCTTTTCCGGTGGCGGCAATTCCGTCGATGATATCCGGGGGCACATCTTCAAACAGGACGCACCGGCAGCGTTGTGGAAATGGTCGACCACCGCCCTCTATTTCAAGCGGTTGGATAAAGATGCCGTTATGTGCACCCTGTGCCCCAACCGTTGCCGGTTATCGCCGGGTGACCGTAGCGTCTGCCGCAGTCGGGTGAACCTGGGGGGCACCCTGTACAGCCTGGCTTACGGCAATGCCTGCTCGGCCAATCTCGATCCCATCGAAAAGAAGCCGCTGTATCATTTTCTGCCGGCTACGTGGGTGTTTTCCATCGCTGCTGCCGGGTGCAATTTCCGTTGCCTCAATTGCCAGAATTGGGAGATCTCCCAGTCCCGGCCGGAAGATGTGCGCCACATGGAGCTGTTTCCCGAGGCCGTTGTTGCGGCGGCCGAACAAAGCGCCAGCACCGCCATTGCCTATACCTACAGCGAACCGACCACCTTTTACGAGTACATGATCGACACGGCGCGCCTGGCTCGTGCCAAGGGGTTGAAAAACGTCTGGGTGTCAAACGGTTACATCAATCGGGAGCCGCTGCTGGCCCTTTGTAACGTCCTGGACGGAGCCAACGTGAACCTCAAGTCCATCAGCGATGCAATTTATCGGCGACTGAACGGTGGACGCTTGCAACCGGTGCTGGATACCTTCGTTACCTTACACCGGCAGGGGGTTCATTTTGAAATGACCCACCTGGTGGTTCCGGGATATGGGGACACCATTGAGATGATCCAGCGCATGTGCGCCTGGATTTTGGAGAATTTGGGGCCTGACCACCCCCTTCACCTGCTGCGATTTTTTCCCCGCTACCGGCTGGATCGGTTGTCACCCACCCCGGTGGCGACCCTGATCCATTTCCGTGAACAGGCCCTGGCCGAGGGGCTGCATTATGTCTATTTGGGAAACGTGCCGGGACATGCGGGCAACCATACCTACTGCCACCAGTGCAAACGGTTGCTTGTGGAGCGGCAGGGCTACCGTATCCCGACCCTGAACATCAAGGCCGGCCACTGCCGATTCTGCGGGACGCCGATTCCCGGCGTGTGGCCTGAGGATGGTACTTGA
- a CDS encoding response regulator: protein MESQPRILICDDDLLMAESIKAILGAGSYQIQTTTNSRHALTLIHADLPDLVILDVIMPEMTGFEILDSVDRERCDAAFIMVTGEASVDSAIKAIRKGASDYVRKPFEPEELMIRVENVLKQRQMQRENICFEIEKRKLKNQLRQSQKMEAIGTLAGGIAHDFNNVLSIILGNTELALADMPCGEPTRLNLERIVTASLRAREMIQQLLSFSRKEESGCKPIRLNTVITESLKLMRASLPTNISIERNVCDTQCTTIADATQIHQVMLNLCTNAAHAMEPDGGVLSVRLEPVTLDSLSAADLDNLIPGNYARLVVADTGHGIEKEIIDRIFDPYFTTKETGKGTGMGLSVVHGIIKSSGGTIRAFSRPGRFTEFQLYLPVADMPASIDPSTFDQQGLPGGHEHIMIVDDEEMLVDMMRQILEQLGYTVTAYTSSNTALDAFLADPGRFDLLITDMTMPGITGTGLSKAVKRTRTDLPIILCTGYNEQISEDNAQSLGIQALIMKPVGMQHLAETIRRVLTTPASTERRRSPRYAAPAGAFVVSQTYPYERCSLIDISAGGLAYGHEMDSRSGHLPDWLSIMTPDGEIFMDGLHCRTIADIAADSGIGMPGKFHTRRSVCFENVTTHQMDRINQFIHHFATQKDH, encoded by the coding sequence ATGGAGTCCCAACCCCGAATATTGATCTGCGACGATGATCTCCTGATGGCCGAAAGCATCAAAGCCATACTGGGCGCCGGCAGCTACCAGATCCAGACCACGACCAATTCCCGGCATGCCCTTACATTGATCCATGCCGACCTGCCTGATCTGGTTATCCTGGATGTGATCATGCCCGAAATGACCGGCTTTGAAATTCTCGATTCCGTCGACCGGGAACGCTGTGACGCAGCCTTTATCATGGTCACCGGTGAGGCCTCCGTGGATTCGGCCATCAAGGCCATTCGCAAAGGGGCCAGCGATTACGTACGAAAACCGTTCGAACCCGAAGAGCTGATGATCCGAGTTGAAAACGTATTGAAGCAGAGGCAGATGCAGCGTGAAAACATCTGTTTTGAGATCGAAAAACGCAAACTGAAGAATCAACTGCGCCAGTCCCAGAAAATGGAAGCCATCGGCACCCTGGCCGGCGGCATCGCTCATGATTTCAACAATGTCCTGAGCATCATTCTGGGCAACACGGAACTGGCCCTGGCCGATATGCCCTGCGGTGAGCCGACGCGGCTCAATCTGGAACGGATCGTTACGGCCAGCCTGCGCGCCCGCGAAATGATCCAGCAGCTGCTCAGCTTCAGCCGCAAGGAGGAATCCGGATGCAAACCCATACGGCTCAATACGGTCATCACGGAGTCCCTGAAACTGATGCGGGCATCCCTGCCCACCAATATTTCCATTGAACGGAACGTCTGTGACACCCAATGCACCACCATCGCCGATGCCACACAGATTCATCAGGTCATGCTCAACCTGTGCACCAATGCCGCCCATGCCATGGAACCCGACGGCGGTGTACTCTCGGTTCGCCTTGAACCGGTGACGCTGGACAGCCTATCCGCCGCCGATTTGGATAACCTCATTCCCGGCAACTACGCCAGACTGGTGGTCGCCGACACCGGCCACGGAATCGAAAAAGAAATCATCGACCGGATTTTCGACCCCTATTTCACCACCAAAGAGACCGGCAAAGGCACCGGCATGGGACTTTCCGTCGTCCATGGCATCATCAAGAGCAGCGGAGGGACGATCCGTGCATTCAGCCGCCCGGGTCGTTTCACCGAGTTTCAACTCTATCTGCCGGTCGCCGACATGCCGGCAAGCATCGATCCGTCAACATTCGATCAGCAGGGACTGCCGGGAGGCCATGAGCACATCATGATCGTCGATGACGAAGAGATGCTCGTGGACATGATGCGGCAAATACTGGAACAACTGGGCTACACCGTCACGGCGTACACCAGCAGCAACACGGCATTGGATGCCTTTCTGGCCGATCCGGGCCGTTTCGACCTGCTCATTACCGACATGACCATGCCGGGAATAACGGGAACCGGCCTGAGCAAAGCGGTCAAACGGACACGCACCGATCTTCCGATTATTCTCTGCACCGGATACAACGAGCAAATCAGCGAAGACAATGCCCAATCACTGGGAATCCAGGCCCTGATCATGAAACCGGTGGGAATGCAGCATTTGGCGGAAACCATCCGCCGTGTATTAACCACACCCGCATCCACAGAACGCCGCCGGTCCCCTCGCTATGCCGCACCGGCGGGCGCGTTTGTGGTTTCCCAGACGTACCCTTACGAGCGTTGCAGCCTGATCGATATCAGCGCGGGGGGGTTGGCCTACGGACACGAGATGGATTCCCGCTCGGGTCATCTTCCGGACTGGCTCTCCATCATGACACCGGATGGGGAAATTTTCATGGATGGGCTACACTGCCGAACCATCGCGGACATTGCTGCCGACAGCGGCATCGGGATGCCCGGGAAATTCCATACCCGGCGCAGTGTCTGCTTCGAAAATGTCACCACGCACCAGATGGACCGGATTAATCAGTTTATCCACCATTTTGCTACGCAAAAGGACCACTGA
- a CDS encoding anti-sigma factor family protein has product MKRNNPKHAHQGCIALFERLSEYIDRELDPPTCRDIEAHIESCKPCQVCLETLKQTVDLCRHLQRQQVPETFSLKLREVIFDLVEKKPG; this is encoded by the coding sequence ATGAAACGTAATAATCCGAAGCATGCCCATCAGGGCTGCATCGCACTCTTTGAACGTCTTTCCGAGTATATTGACAGGGAACTGGACCCTCCCACCTGCCGCGATATCGAAGCTCACATCGAATCGTGCAAACCCTGCCAGGTGTGCCTGGAAACCCTGAAACAGACCGTGGACCTGTGCCGCCATCTGCAGCGCCAGCAGGTTCCCGAAACCTTTTCTCTCAAGTTGAGGGAAGTCATCTTCGACCTGGTTGAAAAAAAACCGGGCTGA
- a CDS encoding RNA polymerase sigma factor, whose protein sequence is MPNPSDPPKNNDNDAELIRSINDGRQELFFELVRRYEKSLYNFGLRMCGNPSDAEDMVQDTFLNVFRYLKGFRYETKFKNWLYRVATSACLKKKRRSKFAPERELSLDEFLPADESAVSKEVPSWASQPLTQVLDEELGGIIRNALLELPEKYRLVIVLRDVEGFSTQEAAEILDLTPSNIKVRLHRARLFLREALRTYYET, encoded by the coding sequence ATGCCGAATCCGTCGGACCCACCAAAAAACAACGATAATGACGCAGAGCTGATTCGATCGATCAACGACGGACGCCAGGAGCTGTTTTTTGAACTGGTCAGGCGTTACGAAAAAAGCCTGTACAATTTTGGTCTGCGAATGTGCGGCAACCCCAGTGATGCCGAAGACATGGTCCAGGATACCTTCTTAAATGTCTTTCGGTATCTGAAGGGATTTCGTTACGAGACCAAATTCAAGAACTGGTTGTACCGGGTCGCCACCAGCGCCTGCCTGAAAAAAAAACGCCGATCCAAGTTTGCCCCTGAAAGAGAACTCTCGCTGGATGAATTTTTGCCGGCAGACGAAAGCGCCGTGAGTAAGGAGGTTCCCAGTTGGGCATCGCAACCGTTGACCCAGGTACTTGATGAAGAGCTGGGCGGAATCATCCGCAACGCCTTGCTGGAGCTTCCTGAAAAATATCGACTGGTCATCGTTTTACGGGATGTGGAAGGATTCAGCACCCAGGAAGCAGCGGAGATACTGGACCTGACGCCCAGCAACATCAAGGTGAGGTTGCATCGGGCACGACTTTTTCTAAGAGAAGCATTGAGGACCTATTATGAAACGTAA
- a CDS encoding sigma-54-dependent transcriptional regulator has translation MKDNISSQSVLVVDDDRNVLEVIDARLSSCGLSVHKADNGRQALQILKSHQIDLVVSDIKMPEMDGMTLLSEIIQTQPGLPVIFLTAYANVPDAVNAVKSGAVDYVEKPFDGKTLTEKIQTILKEFQIPGAPPPVDMAADMEEEDPVKSPAMKNLHGLVKKVANSSVNVLLLGESGVGKERIANRIHRLGPRRKKPFVVVDCGATPAGLLESELFGHVKGSFTHAVSDKKGLIETADTGTLFLDEIGNISHEMQIRLLRFIEDRTIRRIGGLKGTAVDCRIIAATNADLGEAIKAGRFREDLFFRLRVVTLTIPPLRERKADIPSLVDHFARHYCQQHNVPAVDIPTETMDWLCDYPWPGNVRELKNAIEGGIVLCRDRTLLPDDFHLMGIEDTCSAVVADEDCLSLEESEKNTILRALEQTGGIQKEAAEVLGISRRAIHYKIKKYGIDAGSIKARH, from the coding sequence ATGAAAGATAATATTTCCTCCCAATCCGTCCTGGTTGTTGACGACGATCGCAATGTCCTTGAAGTTATAGATGCACGCTTGTCCAGTTGCGGGCTTTCCGTTCACAAAGCCGACAACGGCCGCCAGGCCCTTCAGATCCTGAAGTCGCATCAAATCGACCTGGTGGTTTCCGATATCAAAATGCCCGAGATGGACGGCATGACCCTGCTATCCGAAATCATCCAGACGCAGCCCGGTCTTCCGGTGATTTTCCTGACGGCTTACGCCAACGTCCCCGATGCCGTTAATGCCGTGAAATCAGGGGCTGTCGATTACGTGGAAAAGCCTTTTGATGGAAAAACACTGACCGAAAAGATCCAGACCATTCTGAAGGAGTTCCAGATTCCGGGAGCCCCTCCGCCGGTGGATATGGCAGCCGACATGGAGGAAGAAGATCCGGTGAAAAGCCCGGCGATGAAGAACCTGCACGGGTTGGTTAAGAAAGTGGCCAACAGCAGTGTCAATGTGCTGCTCCTGGGGGAAAGTGGCGTTGGAAAGGAACGTATTGCCAATCGGATTCATCGGCTGGGCCCCCGGCGAAAAAAACCGTTTGTGGTTGTCGATTGCGGAGCGACACCCGCCGGACTGCTGGAAAGCGAACTCTTTGGTCATGTCAAGGGATCGTTTACCCATGCCGTAAGCGATAAGAAAGGGCTGATCGAGACCGCGGATACGGGCACCCTTTTTCTGGACGAAATTGGCAATATCTCTCACGAAATGCAAATCCGGCTGCTCCGTTTTATCGAGGACCGGACCATCCGCAGAATCGGCGGACTCAAGGGAACCGCCGTGGACTGCCGGATTATCGCGGCCACCAATGCGGATCTGGGCGAAGCCATCAAGGCCGGTCGGTTCAGGGAGGATCTTTTTTTTCGCCTCCGGGTGGTGACCCTCACCATCCCTCCCCTGAGGGAACGCAAGGCCGACATTCCCTCTCTGGTAGACCATTTTGCCCGGCATTACTGCCAGCAGCACAACGTGCCCGCCGTCGACATCCCCACGGAAACGATGGATTGGCTGTGCGACTACCCATGGCCGGGCAATGTCCGGGAGCTGAAAAATGCCATCGAAGGGGGGATCGTCCTGTGCCGGGACAGGACCCTGCTACCTGACGATTTTCACCTCATGGGCATCGAGGACACCTGCAGCGCCGTGGTGGCCGATGAGGACTGCCTCTCTTTGGAAGAGAGTGAAAAAAACACCATTCTTCGGGCGCTCGAACAGACCGGCGGCATCCAGAAAGAAGCCGCAGAGGTACTGGGCATCAGCCGGCGGGCGATCCATTACAAAATAAAAAAATACGGCATCGATGCCGGCAGCATCAAGGCCCGACATTAA